Within Euryarchaeota archaeon, the genomic segment GCGAGTGCCGGCGCGTCGTTGACACCGTCGCCGGCCATGGCTACGAACCTGCCTTGGCTCTGGAGACGCTTCACGATGTTGGCCTTGTCCTCTGGAAGGACGCCCGCGACGACCTCGTCTATGCCGAGCCTTGACGCCACGGCCTTCGCCGTGGTCTCGTTGTCGCCGGTGAGCATCACGATCCGGATTTTCTCCGCATGGAGCGCCCGGATCGCTTCCGGCGTGGTCTCCTTGATCGGATCGGTGACGCCCAAAAGCCCCGCTATCCTGCCGTCGGCCGCCAGGAACATCACCGTTTGGCCGTCGCGGCGAAGGGCCTCCGCATCCCGATCCGCGTCCGACAAGTCGACAGCGAGGTCATCCATGAGTTTGCGATTTCCTAACGCCACCTCGCTCGTCCCGACCTTCCCACGGACTCCCTTTCCGGTCACGGAAACGAAGCCTTCGGTCCCCGTTGCCCCGGCACCGCGTTCCTGCGCACCGTTGACGATGGCCGCCGCTAGTGGGTGTTCGCTCCCCCGTTCGACGCTTGCCGCCCAGCGAAGCACCGCCTTCTCTTCGAAGGAGGCGAACGTGAGCACGCTTACGAGCCTGGGCCGACCCTCGGTGAGTGTGCCGGTCTTGTCGACGACCAGCGTGTCGACCTTTCGCATCGACTCGATCGCTTCAGCATCCTTGAAGAGGACACCCGCTTGGGCACCCTTGCCGGCGGCGACCATGATGCTCATCGGTGTTGCTAGGCCCAACGCGCATGGGCAGGCGATGATGAGGACGGCGACGGCGTTGATGATCGCATACGCCAGTGCGGGCTCGGGCCCCCAGGCGGCCCACATGATGAACGTGAGGATCGCGACGCAGACGACCCCGGAAACGAAGTAGACGCTCACCTTGTCCGCGAGGCGCTGGATCGGCGCGCGGCTCCTTTGCGCTTCGGCGACCATCTCCACGATCTGCGACAACAAGGAATCCCGTCCGACGCGCTCGGCGCGGATGACGACGCTTCCCGTCCCGTTGAGCGTCGCTCCGATGACCTTGTCTCCCGCGTTCTTCTCGACGGGGATCGCCTCTCCGGTGACCATAGACTCGTCTACGCTCGTGTGCCCTTGCGTGACGATCGCATCGGCCGGGATCTTCTCCCCGGGCCGTACTCGGAGCATGTCGCCCTTCAGGACGTCTTCTAGAGGCACGTCCTCCTCCGTGCCGTCGGGCCGGATGCGGCGCGCGGTCTTCGGCGAAAGGCCAAGTAGCGCCCGGATCGCGGCCCCGGTACGACTGCGCGCGCGTAGCTCCATCACCTGGCCGAGGAGGACGAGCGTCGTGATGACGGCGGCCGCCTCGTAATAGACGTCCACTTGGCCGCCGTCGCCATGGAAGCCGGCGGGGAAGATGTCCGGCGCGAACGTCGCGACGACGCTGAACGCGAACGATATGAAAACGCCGAGCCCGATGAGCGTGAACATGTTGAGACTGCGCGTCACGATGCTCGTCACGGCGCGTTCGTAGAACGGCCATGCGCCCCACGTGCATACGGGTGTTGCGAGGGCGAGCATCAGGAGAGCCATCGTGGACGGCGAAACCGCCTCCAGCAAGGCGTTCGCTGGAAGAAGATCCGTCATCGCCACGAGGAGAAGCGGCGCGGACAGGACGGCGCACACCACGAGCCGCCGCGACATCGACGCCAACTCGGGATCGTCCGATCCGTCGTAGACACCCTCTCGCGTTTCAAGCGCCATCCCGCACTTGGGGCAAGAACCGGGCCGGTCGCTTTCCACCTCCGGATCCATCGGGCAGGTGTAACGCGCCTGGATCGGGGCACCGGCTGAGCGTTCCAGACCCATCCCGCATTTGGGACACGCGCCCGTGCCGTGCGCGTTGACTTCCGGGTCCATCGGGCAAAAATACGGGCCCCGCTCCACTTGATGCGGGGCTTCGCGGGAGTCCGCTTCGGTCCGTGCGCCTTGCGCTGGGGAAGGCATCCGCGGCCGCGCCTGGCTCAGATACTTCGCCGGGCCGGCCCTGAATGCGACGCGACAATGGTGGCTGCAAAAATAGTACGTCTTACCTTCGTGGACGTGTGTCCCTTTGGAAGCCGCGGGTTCCACAAGCATGCCGCAGACGGGGTCGCGTTCCATCCGGATCGAGATACCCCGAATCCTTAATAACGAGTGCCTTCTGGCGGAGTGACTCCAACGCAGACGATAGCCATCGGCTACCGAGGGACGGTCCTATACCAGGTCCGCGTAGGGCGGCGCACCCGGCTCCGGCGTCTTCAATTCCATGAAGTAAAGACCCGTGGTTATGTCCGATGCGGCCAATTTGCCGTTTCCAAGCCACAAAGCGTTCCAGACATTCGGCGTGAACGCGCCGGCGCCGCCGCTTGCCTGGGCGATGCCGATCGCCTCGGTCGGGGAAGGAACAGTGAACACGTACCCGATCTCCTTCGGGTTCGGGCTTCCCGCGAACACCGGACGAAGGTCGAGGACCCACACGCCGCCGTGGTAATGCGCGATGACCATTAGCCCATCGCTCGTGAGATCGAAATTGTGCGGCGAATGCATGTACCCCGATGGACTCGGCGGGTCGCCGGGAAGATGCCATCGTGCCAAGAGCTTCGGCTTGGTCGGGTCGGTGGTATCTAGAACGTACGATTCGCCGGAATGCTTGGCGCTTCCGTATTCGGGTGCGGCGACCGTGTAGTGCTTGCCGTCCACCAGCGTCTTCATCGGGCGGACGAAGTGGATGTTCCCGTAGGTCGTCGCATCGAAATCCTTCCACGCGGCGATCTGGCGCGGCGACGCCGGGACGTCTACGTTGGCGATGACCACGCCACCGTCCCAATACGCGACGTATAGGAGCCATTCGCCCGTCTTCGGGTGCTTTGCGACGAACATGTCATGCACAAAGACGCCGTCGTAGCTTGGCTCGCTAGCGAGGAAGCGCGTGACGGGGACAATCTGCTTTGCGACCGCGTCGAACTTTGCGATCTCGACCCCAGACGCCTGACGGTTCACGTAACTTGTCCCGTAGCTTCCGATGAAGACGTACAGTTCTCCGCCGATGGTGGCGACCTTCACCGTGTGGGCGCCGCTCGGGGCGGAATCGTAGCGGGCTAGAAGCGCCGGCTTGGTCGGGTCGCTCACGTCGATGAGCTCGACGCCCGCGGGCACGTAAGGGTTACACGCCTGGAGCGGGCGGCCGGGGATCGGGACCGTGGTGCAGGCGTCGACACCATCGGGCCGGGACGGGACCGTGGCCCCGGAATAGCGGTGCCCCGCGAGGGCTGCGTACTTGCCGTCTTCGGTCAAAGCGACGTCTATCGGTGTCGTCCAGTCCGTCGCGTAGGAGCCGATGTGCTTCGGATGCGTCGGGTCCCTGATGTCGGCGACGAGCATCCCCGGCTTGAGGTCCGGGGGCGCGCCGTAGACGCTCACGAACGCGAAGTCGCCGTGGACCGCGAAGTGATTGTAACGGCCGAGCTTCGTGTGGTCCTTGGTGAACGGCTCCCAAGCGAGCATCTCGACGTTCCATGAGGCCTGGTGCTGCAATGGGTCGGAATGGTTGTGGTCTTCCGCAAGGTCCAGGAAGGGAAGCAGTTTCTCGATCCCAGGCGCGCTTGTTAGGTCTATGGGAACCGCGCCCTCGCCGCCTGTCGTGATGCAGCCGGCGAAGGCCGAGGCTAATAGGATCGTCACCAACACGTGGGCCCTGGATCGCGTCAACGGTGAGGCTCTCCCCGCCTGACCGACGCCTTGGAGTATTAAAAGCCTTGTTGTGCGCTGGTTTGCGTGGGGGCGTCGATGACCAAGAATGGTTAAGGCCCGGACCCGATTCGTGCCGTGTGCGCGAACGGCAAGGACCGGCGAGCAGGTCTTGCAACGTTGATATCTTCAAGGCCGACGAGGGGGGAATCCGGATTGCCGTCTAAGGTCCTCTTGGTCGAGGATAGCAAACTGCACGCGGCGATCGTGCAAAAAGCGCTGGCCGCCAAGGGCGTCTACGACGTGACACACGCTCTCTCCGTGAAGGAGGCGATGCTCCAGGCCGCCCGGAAATCATTCGACCTGGCGATCGTCGATTACATGCTGCCGGATGGCGACGGCCTCGAACTCCTCGATTCACTACGCACACAACGGCCCGGCCTTCCCGTCCTGTTCTTCACGGCGTACGGGTCGGAGGACATCGCGATGCAGGCGATGAGCCGGGGGGCTGCGGACTACGTGGTCAAGGGGAAGAACTACGGGAAGGAATTGGCAAAGCGCGTTGAGGACGTGTTGGGCCGCAAGGAAGACTACGCGACGATGGTGGGGACGATCCGCACGCCCCCGAAGGAGCCTACGGCGACCGGCCGCTCCCCCCTGTCCACTCAACCCGCCGCGGGATCAAAGCTCTTGAGACTCGTGAAGGCGCTCGTCGTGGGCGACGTGAAAGGCGCCGCCATCTTCGACTCGGAAGGTCGTCCGATCGCGGCGGATCTTCCGAATTCCGTCGACGGGATGAGGCTCGGGACCGCCCTCGTGGGAACGCAATTCCAAGCGCAGCACACGTTGAAACAATTGAGAAGCGGCGGCCCGCCGAGTGTGCTCACCATGGAGTACGAGGACGGCCTTCTCACATGGACGGTCGTGAAGGGGCCGCTTCTTGTGGCGCTCATGTTCGATCGGAAGACGGAACCCACGGCGGCCGTGCGGTTGACGCGCTACGCGGCCGAGAAGGTATGGGGTGCCAGCAAAGCGAGCTGAGACCAATAAGGAAATCGCCGCGTGCGCGGTTCCACTCCATCATCGTTAACGATGAGTCGCCCCGCGTCGCGAGACGTTCCTTCAAAGCGGCTTGATGCCGCATGGCTGCGGACGGGTTCCCCCCTTGACTATTGGCAGGTTCCCTTATTCCTTGATCCTGTCCCAAACGTCCTTGTGGCTCATGGCGAAAGTCCCCGGACTCTCGCCCGGTTTCACCCATTTCATCTCGACAGTGTCCGGCGTTCCCTTGAGGTTCGCGGGCGCCTCGGCCTCGAAGATGAAAAGGAGGTACCAGCGGTCGTCGAACGCGCCCGTCGCCGGGTAGTTGAAGAACCCGTGGAAGCGCGGCTTGAGGGGTGTTTCGAACCAGAGGCGCGCGACGCGCGCCGCCGCATCGGCGGGGTCCTCGTTCATGAGGAGCGACTCGCCGGGGATGGCCCACTTGCCGGGCCAATCCGTCGTCTGGACGGTGAGGATCCTCCGTTGACTGTCGCGGATGAGGAGGAACGCCTGGAGGCGGAACTGGGTTCCGGCGGCGTGTTGGAATTTCGCCTGCTCCGGCATCGCTGGCGTCGTCGTGATGCTTTGAGTCTGCGAGGCGTGCGCGTGGCCTTCATGCCCGTGTCCTTCGTGCATGGGGGCGGTGATGCGTCGCCCGGTTAAGAAAGTTGGCCCGTTGGTTGCTCAGTCGCTTCGCCTGGAAGCATAGGTCATGCAGACGCTTCGCCTCGCAGGCATCACCGATGTAAGAACGACACCCGCCGGAGCCGCAATACCCCTAGAACCGGCACCGTTTCTCAAGGCAATTCCCCACCGCATGGGCCGTGAACTCGCCGGGGAAATGCTTCATCGCGGAGGTAAGCGGGAGGTACGCGGTCTGCCCGAGGCCGCAAATCGATGCAAGCGCCATCGTCTCTCCCAATTCCGTGACGAGGCCTATGTCGAGAGCGGCCTTCCCGACGCGGTTCTCCTCCGCCATGTTCTTCATCTTCTCCGTTCCGACGCGGCACGGCGTGCATTTCCCGCAAGATTCATTCGCGAAGAAGCGGAGGCAGGACGTTGCAAGGTCGACCATGCAAGTGCCCTCGGCGACGACGATGATGGCCCCCGAGCCTCCCATCGAGCCGACCTTGGCGAGCGAGTCGAAATCGAGCGGCGTCTCGCTCATCGTCGCCGGGAGGAATCCGCTCGACACACCACCGGGCATGAACGCCTTGAGCCGTTTCCCATCGACGACGCCACCGGCTTTCTGGATGGCCTCCGCGAGCGTGGTCCCGATCGGGAGGTCGTACACGTCTGCACTCTCGACGTGGCCGCTGATGCTGAACAACCTCGTTCCAGCGTTGCCTCGAACCCCCTTGCTTTTGAACTTCTCGGGCCCGTCGCGAAGGATCCCGGGAACAGCGGCTAGCGTTTCCACGTTGTTGATGAGCGTCGGCCTCTGCCAAAGTCCGTGAGTCGCAGGGAACGGCGGCTTGAGACGGGGTTCCCCGCGTTTTCCCTCGATGGATTCGAGAAGCGCGGTCTCTTCGCCGCATACGTATGCACCGGCGCCGATGACGATCCGGATGCCCACGCCCGCAAGCGCCGGAGCGGGGTCGCCATCGGCGTCCATCCTCTCCCAAGGTTTGAGGTGGCCATCCCGCACGAGTCCACCGTGCTTGGCCTCGGCGATCGCGGCCTCCAGAGCGAGGCGGGCGAGAACGTACTCCTCGCGCAGATAGATGAGCACCTCGCGAGCACCAACGGTCTCGCACGCGATGAGGATGCCCTCGAGTAGTTCATGCGGCCGATGCTCCATTATGAGGCGATCCTTGAACGTCCCGGGCTCGCCCTCGTCGGCGTTGCAGACGACGAACTTGTGATCGCCCGAGGCTTTCAAGACGAAGTCCCACTTGGAGCCAGCGCCAAAACCGGCACCGCCCATGCCGCGTAGTCCCGAAGCCTTCAGGGCCGCGATGGTCGCCGGCGCTCCGCTCGCTGAACGCAACGTCTTGAGTACGGCGTATCCGCCCCGCTTCTCGTATTGCCCGAGCGTCTCGTAACCGAGCGGCGAGGTCGGGTGGTCGGGCGGTTTGGTGAGGAGCTTTTTCCTTGACGTTTCCGTCGTGGGCGCTGGCATCGAATGGCCGTTCACGATTATCGCGGGAGCGGCTTCGCACGTCCCGAGGCACGACACCTCGCGCATCTGGCAGCGCCCGGCCCGGGCCTCGCCTTCAAACGATGCCACGACGTCCTTCGCACCCCGAAGCCAGCACGACACGCTCGTGCACACGCCGACGCTCACGGCGTGCGCCGGGTCGGTGCGGAAGTTGGAGTAGAACGTGACCGCGCTCCAGATAACTTCGCGCGCAAGCTTGGATTGGAACGAGAACTCTTCGAGGACGGAGCGGGGAAGATGACCATAATGGCGCTGGAGTTCGTGGAGCGCATCGAGGAGGACGACCTCGTTTTCAGCCAGCCGGCGGGCGACCGATTCGATGAAGACGCGGTCCGAGTCCGACATCGTCGAAAGCGAAGCAGAAGGCATCTACCCGAAGAGCGCGGCCAGGGGTAATAAGGGTGGGGACTAGACGGAGGAGAGGAGGGAAGCGCCCGCGGGTTCAGCGTACTTCAGGTCGAAGGTTATGGTGGCTTCCCCGATGTTTGGCTGATAATTGGCAAAGTGGTACGCAATCCTTGGCTTGTCGTTTGCATCCAACGCGATGCTCGTGTATCTACCGGTTTCGCCCACGGGATCAACGAAGCCCGTGTGCCATGTCCCGTCTGCGAGTTTCGCCGCGTACTTGAGGTGTCCTCGTGTGGGGTCGTCGATGTTACCGCGGTTGAAGACTTGCCAATAGGCGATGTGGGGGCGGTCTTGGCTGTCGACGTCGATGCTGGTGTAGCCGCCGGTGGGCGAGTCCGCATCAACGATTTCGGTCGTCCATGTGGTGCCGTTGTAGTGGGCGTATTTGAGGACTTCCCCCGTGCCACTGTAGCTTGCATGGAGATGGCTTTGGCTGTCGACGCGTAGGCCTACTTCCCATGGGGCTGCCGTGTCGATGTCTTCGGTAGTCCAATCACCCGTCGTGTTCTTGGTTGCGTGGTGGAGGTTCTCGCCGGAGACCCAGATGACGTGGGGTTTCCCGATTGAGTCGATGTCAAAAGACTTCCATGGGCTCGGGGGCGACCCGGTGACGTTTTCGAGGTGCCAACCGGTCGCGTCCTTGGTGGCGTACTTCAGATTCCCGTTGGTGTTGTCTTCGTATAGAATGTGAGGTTGGTCTTGCGCGTCGAGTCGGAGGACGTTCAATCCTCCGACATCGCCGCCCGTGTCCACCGCTTCAAATATCCAACCGCCAGGGTCCCTGTGGGCGTACATGAGGTCTCGGAAAGTGCCGCCCTTGAAGAAGCTCATGTGCGGGACATCCGTGGAGTTGATGGCGATGCTTGGAAAGCTCGAAACCACCACGTTCTCGACACTCCAAGAGGACGCCCCCCTTACCGCATACATTATACCCGTACTCGTTTGGTAGACCACGTGTGGGCGACCGATCGAATCCAACCCAATGCTCGTCCACCCGTTGACGCTAGCGGTGTCGACCGTCTCTGTCGTCCACGGCCACGCCGGCTCGGAAACCAGCGGAATCGCCGCCCCCACGGGCGAAAGCATCAGGGCGACGGCTATCGCGATTGTGGCCTTGCCTATCGTCGCCTCCCTCATCGCTTTGGGCGGGGCGTAGGGGATGATAAGGTTTTTCGAAAACGAGGGTGCGCTTTCTTCGGGTTTTGGCAATTTGACGGCGAGGATGTGAGGCGTGTGGAGGCCGATTTCAATGGAGCCCGGCCTGGGTTACTGACAAGTGCGAACATCAGGTAACGTCGGCGACCGGCCTATCCGTCTTGACCCCTCCTTCGGTCGGCCGAGAAGGCGCGTCCCGGCCTGTTACGCGGCATTCGCACGTGTCAGTAGGTCCATCGTTTCGGGAATGTCTTGAAGTAGCTGAAGGGGCGCATCTATCGCCGGTCCCGCCCATGGCGCTACGTAGATATAGAGTCCAAAGCGTAATGTCGACCGTGAAGCGCACCTTCACGCTGGTCATAGAGAAGGATGAAGCCGGGTGGCTCGTGGGAAGTGTCCCCGAGTTACCCGGATGCCACACGCAGGCGAAGTCCAGGCGGGACCTCAAGAAGCGCATCAAAGAGGCCATCCTTCTCTACCTGGAGGCAAAGGGGGAGCCTCCGGAAGGCGTCGAGTTCGTCGGCGTCGACCGCGTAGAGGTCACGGCGTGAGTCGGCTTCGACCACTTCCCTACCGGAAGGTCGCCCGGGCGCTCGTGCGCTTCGGATTTAAGCCGACCCGCCAACGGGGGAGCCACGTCTTCTTTCAACATGCGGATGGCCGTACCACGACGGTCCCAATGCACCCGCACGAAGAAATCGGGCGAGGACTCCTGCGGCGGATACTGGAGCAGGCGAACCTGGACCCGGATGAGTTCTTGCGCGTCGTGTGACCGACCAAGCGGCCGGGGCGTGCGAGCCCGAAAACGTCGACCGGTCCGGGGAGACGAGGAACGTGACAATGGCGACTTTCTCGGTGGCCAGAATCAGGTTCGCGGGGAGGGCCGTTCCATGAAATCCTCCGCGTCCATACGCGACGCGCCGCGTCCCATGCGGAGCAGGGCCACGTTGGAGGCACCAACCGCGGGGTTGGAGACTACGCGGATTCTTTCGGGTCGTCCAGGCCGGAAATGTCCATTATCTGCCTCGAAGGCACCCCGACCTCGATGAAGTCGCGCGGATTGGCTGTCCACAACTGGTCGTCATCCTTCACGTGGCCGGCTATGAGGGCGTCGCGGGAATGCCGCTTCCACATGGAATCGTCCGTGACGAATTGGGCGCGTCGTAACGCCTCGTCGTGGCCGAACGGCTCGACCATTATGTGATTTGCCTGCAGGCCTTCCAGGAACACGTCGAGGGCCCTCCCGTCCCGGCGCAGTTGCCGCGCGCGTTCGGCGAACGCGACCGCGGGGAGCACCACATCTTCGTGACGGGACCGGAGCTCCGCCATCGCGGCGGGTTTGAAGAAGACACTCGTGTCCAGCAGGATCCTCAAAGCCGGGCCTTCCAAGACTCCTTGTCCGGATTGCCGACCGAGGCAAGGTCGATGAGTCCTTGCATGTTTTCCTGTCTGGCGAGGAGGATGCCGATCCTCCTCAAGCCTTCGCGAATGACGTCGGACTCCGTGATCTTCATCTTTGCGGCAGCCCGTCGAAGGGCGGCGGCTTCCGCCGGCGTCAATCGGACCTTCTTTATGACGGTCGCGTTCATTGACTCAATATTGGTGTGGCCCGCTATTTCAAATTTGTGACCCTCTATTTCCGTGGGCCCTCCTGCGTCGTCCACACGCCCTCCTGCGCGCCTCGTCGCCATGAAGTTTGGCCCGGTTCAATCGAACCTCTTAGGCTGACCGGCAGGCTCAATCTTCCTTGCTATCCGCATGCTTCGCATACGGCGTCGCCGTCACGGGCCGGTGGTTGGCGGCCTTCGAAAGGCGTTCGCGTACGACGTTAACAAGGCCACCCGCTTCCAATATCTCCAGGGCTTTGTCTGACAGCGGAACTGCCTTGAAGGATTTCCCGCTCCTCGTGTTCTTGATATCGCCCGTCGCGAGGTCTATTTCCAAAACGTCGCCGACCTTCGTCTCCTTCCCAATGCCGACGCATTCCATCGCGGGAAGTCCCACGTTTATCGCGTTGCGGTAGAAGATCCGTGCGAACGACTCGGCGAGAACGACTTGTATCCCTGCCCCTTTCATGGCGATGACCGCGTGCTCGCGCGATGAACCGCAACCGAAGTTCTCGCCGCCGACGATGATGTCGCCCCGGCCGACTTTCTTCGGAAACTCCGGGTCGGCGCCTTCCAGAAGGTGCTCGGCGAGTCCCTTCTCGTCGATGATTGTCAGGTACTTCCCCGGCGTTATCATGTCCGTGTCGATCGAGTCGCCGAAGACCCACGCCTTGCCCTTGAGCCTCGTTTCCATCATGCTGGCATCGGTTGAACCGTAATTAAGATAACGCGGAGGTCCAGCGACCACACGCGGAGGCCCCGGGGAAGGTTCAGGGCCGGCCGCCAGGGGTGGCCGCACGGCTGGCGCCGCCCCGTGGAGGCCGCCTTAGTTAGGCCTTCGCCGGAGTACTGCGAGAATCCCGATCGCCCCAAGGAGGGACACGGCTTCAAAGCCTGGCACCCTGGATGGGGTCGCCGAGAGGCTTGAAAGCGGCAGGCCCGCCACGGAAGCCTGGTCGACTGAGAAAAGCGACAGGGAGGTCCCGTCGCTCACGACCTGAAGCCCAGCGTGCAAGGACCCAATCGGCGCCCTGAAGGCGCGCTTCTCGTAACTGGCCTTGAGGGCGATGTCGGTGGTGCCCGCGTCGGCTCTTGGGACGGGGATTCGGACCTCACGCGTCTCGCCCGAGGCGAAGTCGCCGAGGAGGATGCTCTTTGAATAGCTTGCCGCCGACCCCTCCACCGTTATGGAGGCGTTGCCGGCCTTACCCAACCCGTCGTTTCTCATGACTAACTTAAGGACGGGCGCGTCCACGCCGCCTTCGATGGTCTTCTCGACGATGGTCAGGTGGCCACCAAGTAGGTGGGCCTTTGGAAGCGTCCACATCATCGCGTCCCACGTCTCCTTGATCGCCCCGCGCACGTCGCCGGTCGCCGTGAAGTACGCGCCCTGTTCGTTCGAGGTCTCGAAAGTCCATGAGTTAGCCCCCACGGACCAGTATGCGTAGTCGCAGGTCGTGCCGCCGGCCGGGTATATCGTGAAATATATCGGCCCGCAAGGCACGTCCGGCTGGTTGATGCCGGCGCACATCTTGGCGAAAGTCTCGTTGTCGGGGTTCTCCACCGTGAAACCGCCCCACGGGTAGAGGAACATGACGGTGCCAGTGTGGAAGGAGTTCGAATAGTCGGGTTTCACGCGGTCGATCGCCGCCATCACGGCCTGCGTCTCGGATTCGGAACCCGGGTAGGGTCCCCTGTAGTTTGATCCCGGCGTGTCGGTGGCGCCTTCCCGCTCCCAACCGACGGGGAAGTTGCGGTTGATGTTCACCTGCTTTGCGTTCGTCCTGCTGTTCAGGACGTTGCCGTCGGTGTTCACCATCGGGACGATGAAGTAGTGCTGGTTGGTCACCATCCACGTCACGGTCTCGTTCTTCTCGAACTCGTTGAGGAGCATCAGGACGACTTCGAACGCGGCTTCGGTGCCGAGCTGTTCGTTCCCGTGGGTGCCGCCGTCGAGGTAGATGCGGGTCCGGTCTTCGAGCGGGGGACTCGCCGCGTTGAAGTTCGTTATCTCGATCATCCAAAGGTCAAGCCCGAGGCTTCCCTTCCCGATCGAATAAAGGCGCGTAAGGCCGGGGTGGGCCTTCGAAAGGTCCTGCAAGTCTTTGGTCAGAGTCTCCCACGTGTGGTAGAAACCGGGGTTGTCACGTTGGAGGACCTGGGCCTCGGCCGCCGGGGTAGCGGACAATATCATGAGGCCACATAACGCAAGACTTAGGATCTTCGCTCCGAACTGCATGATCAGTACTCCTTGATGTCTTTCTTGTCCTTCACGTAGCAGGGCTTGTCCTTCATCGGGAGCCCGCAAGCGACGAAGAGCACGTCTGCGTCGCCACGAACAACCATGGGAAGAGTGAGTACCGCCGGGTTCGCCTCGTCATGTTGCACGGTCAGCCTGGACACGGAATCCAACGCCGGGTCCGTCGCCGTCGCGACGGGAGGGCCCTGAGGCACACCCCCCGTGGCCGAGAAGAACCAAGATGTGTCTGAACCGGAAACGATCAGCACGATCTCGTGGCCCGCCGCGAACACGTAGTCGCGCGGTATGAAGTGGAAGTCTAGCCTGTAGGCACTGTCCGGCGACACGACCTTCGGGTTCTCGATCCCGTCACGGTGCCGGAAGTTCACGGCGCCGCGCGAGACGAGGACACACTTCTCCTTAGTCACGTCTGTGGCGTCAGGGCCGCAATCGACGAGACCCGC encodes:
- a CDS encoding heavy metal translocating P-type ATPase, encoding MERDPVCGMLVEPAASKGTHVHEGKTYYFCSHHCRVAFRAGPAKYLSQARPRMPSPAQGARTEADSREAPHQVERGPYFCPMDPEVNAHGTGACPKCGMGLERSAGAPIQARYTCPMDPEVESDRPGSCPKCGMALETREGVYDGSDDPELASMSRRLVVCAVLSAPLLLVAMTDLLPANALLEAVSPSTMALLMLALATPVCTWGAWPFYERAVTSIVTRSLNMFTLIGLGVFISFAFSVVATFAPDIFPAGFHGDGGQVDVYYEAAAVITTLVLLGQVMELRARSRTGAAIRALLGLSPKTARRIRPDGTEEDVPLEDVLKGDMLRVRPGEKIPADAIVTQGHTSVDESMVTGEAIPVEKNAGDKVIGATLNGTGSVVIRAERVGRDSLLSQIVEMVAEAQRSRAPIQRLADKVSVYFVSGVVCVAILTFIMWAAWGPEPALAYAIINAVAVLIIACPCALGLATPMSIMVAAGKGAQAGVLFKDAEAIESMRKVDTLVVDKTGTLTEGRPRLVSVLTFASFEEKAVLRWAASVERGSEHPLAAAIVNGAQERGAGATGTEGFVSVTGKGVRGKVGTSEVALGNRKLMDDLAVDLSDADRDAEALRRDGQTVMFLAADGRIAGLLGVTDPIKETTPEAIRALHAEKIRIVMLTGDNETTAKAVASRLGIDEVVAGVLPEDKANIVKRLQSQGRFVAMAGDGVNDAPALAQAHVGVAMGTGTDVAMKSAGVTLVKGDLRGIVRSRKLSRATMRNIEENLFFALAYNALGVPIAAGILYPSFGILLSPIIAAAAMSFSSVSVISNALRLRTVRF
- a CDS encoding response regulator, whose amino-acid sequence is MPSKVLLVEDSKLHAAIVQKALAAKGVYDVTHALSVKEAMLQAARKSFDLAIVDYMLPDGDGLELLDSLRTQRPGLPVLFFTAYGSEDIAMQAMSRGAADYVVKGKNYGKELAKRVEDVLGRKEDYATMVGTIRTPPKEPTATGRSPLSTQPAAGSKLLRLVKALVVGDVKGAAIFDSEGRPIAADLPNSVDGMRLGTALVGTQFQAQHTLKQLRSGGPPSVLTMEYEDGLLTWTVVKGPLLVALMFDRKTEPTAAVRLTRYAAEKVWGASKAS
- a CDS encoding NUDIX hydrolase, with protein sequence MHEGHGHEGHAHASQTQSITTTPAMPEQAKFQHAAGTQFRLQAFLLIRDSQRRILTVQTTDWPGKWAIPGESLLMNEDPADAAARVARLWFETPLKPRFHGFFNYPATGAFDDRWYLLFIFEAEAPANLKGTPDTVEMKWVKPGESPGTFAMSHKDVWDRIKE
- a CDS encoding NAD(P)H-dependent oxidoreductase subunit E, whose protein sequence is MPSASLSTMSDSDRVFIESVARRLAENEVVLLDALHELQRHYGHLPRSVLEEFSFQSKLAREVIWSAVTFYSNFRTDPAHAVSVGVCTSVSCWLRGAKDVVASFEGEARAGRCQMREVSCLGTCEAAPAIIVNGHSMPAPTTETSRKKLLTKPPDHPTSPLGYETLGQYEKRGGYAVLKTLRSASGAPATIAALKASGLRGMGGAGFGAGSKWDFVLKASGDHKFVVCNADEGEPGTFKDRLIMEHRPHELLEGILIACETVGAREVLIYLREEYVLARLALEAAIAEAKHGGLVRDGHLKPWERMDADGDPAPALAGVGIRIVIGAGAYVCGEETALLESIEGKRGEPRLKPPFPATHGLWQRPTLINNVETLAAVPGILRDGPEKFKSKGVRGNAGTRLFSISGHVESADVYDLPIGTTLAEAIQKAGGVVDGKRLKAFMPGGVSSGFLPATMSETPLDFDSLAKVGSMGGSGAIIVVAEGTCMVDLATSCLRFFANESCGKCTPCRVGTEKMKNMAEENRVGKAALDIGLVTELGETMALASICGLGQTAYLPLTSAMKHFPGEFTAHAVGNCLEKRCRF
- a CDS encoding type II toxin-antitoxin system HicB family antitoxin, which codes for MSTVKRTFTLVIEKDEAGWLVGSVPELPGCHTQAKSRRDLKKRIKEAILLYLEAKGEPPEGVEFVGVDRVEVTA
- a CDS encoding type II toxin-antitoxin system HicA family toxin, which codes for MSRLRPLPYRKVARALVRFGFKPTRQRGSHVFFQHADGRTTTVPMHPHEEIGRGLLRRILEQANLDPDEFLRVV
- a CDS encoding 3-isopropylmalate dehydratase small subunit, with the protein product METRLKGKAWVFGDSIDTDMITPGKYLTIIDEKGLAEHLLEGADPEFPKKVGRGDIIVGGENFGCGSSREHAVIAMKGAGIQVVLAESFARIFYRNAINVGLPAMECVGIGKETKVGDVLEIDLATGDIKNTRSGKSFKAVPLSDKALEILEAGGLVNVVRERLSKAANHRPVTATPYAKHADSKED